In Rheinheimera sp. MM224, one DNA window encodes the following:
- a CDS encoding HNH endonuclease signature motif containing protein: MAKLKMLQPRLSSSAAKVIKTTTTKDNRITGRRLQNRRFNMWKKDPHCALCGRLVDYPSGFELDHKVPLVLGGEDLEQNCQILCCGGKDTCHEQKTKQDLKDAGITKN, translated from the coding sequence CGCGGCTTTCTTCTTCTGCGGCAAAGGTTATTAAAACCACAACTACAAAAGACAACCGCATTACAGGCCGTCGCCTGCAAAACCGCAGATTTAACATGTGGAAGAAAGATCCGCACTGCGCTTTGTGCGGTCGCCTGGTTGATTATCCATCCGGTTTTGAATTGGATCATAAAGTGCCACTGGTATTAGGTGGCGAAGATTTGGAGCAAAACTGCCAAATATTATGCTGTGGCGGCAAGGATACCTGTCACGAACAAAAAACAAAGCAAGATTTGAAGGATGCTGGCATAACAAAGAATTAG
- a CDS encoding terminase small subunit, with protein sequence MALTDKKRKFADAILSGKFDSNHKGAAILAGYSEKTAVSAASRLMKDPDVLAHISRKKIVEAAKQQAVESGIPLNLPDLSRMFSDPKDFLKAVMNDPGEHISMRVDAAKTLMPYVHGKVADKGVKASKDDAAKKAVSRFSPVRPPLKVVK encoded by the coding sequence ATGGCATTAACAGACAAAAAGCGAAAATTCGCTGATGCCATATTGTCAGGTAAATTCGACTCTAATCACAAAGGCGCTGCAATACTCGCTGGCTACAGCGAAAAAACTGCAGTGTCAGCTGCCAGCAGGCTAATGAAAGATCCTGACGTGCTGGCTCATATATCTCGTAAAAAGATAGTTGAAGCAGCAAAACAGCAAGCAGTTGAGTCTGGAATACCTTTAAACCTTCCAGATTTAAGCAGAATGTTCAGCGACCCGAAGGACTTCCTAAAAGCTGTGATGAACGACCCGGGCGAACATATCAGTATGCGTGTCGATGCAGCTAAAACCTTAATGCCCTACGTGCATGGGAAAGTTGCTGATAAAGGTGTTAAGGCTAGTAAAGATGATGCTGCTAAAAAAGCGGTTAGCAGATTCTCTCCGGTTCGACCGCCTTTAAAAGTTGTTAAATAA
- a CDS encoding terminase large subunit has translation MVDWSTSCPDWAEKLKRKHSIIPPPIFKDEGEAALQIFKELRIPDLPGKPTFGECSEQWVFDFVLAIFGAYDAESGNQLIREFFLLISKKNTKSTVAAAVMLTALILCWREEEEHLIIAPTKEIADNSFKPAAAMIRADQELTDIFNVQDHIRTITHRVYKNTLKVVAADTDTVSGKKAGRILIDELWLFGSKANAESMLMEATGGQVSRDEGFIIYLTTQSDKPPAGVFKDRLKYFRDVRDGLIIDKKSLPVIYEFPDDMVEAEAYLQPENFYITNPNLGRSVSKEWIKDELIKKQQKDDGTLQVFLAKHLNVEIGLNLRTDRWAGSEFWQESVEPCTLADLISRSEVIDLGIDGGGLDDLLGAYAIGRCKETQNKLGWGYAWAHPSVLERRKEIAPTLKDFAKAKDLTLVKRVGDDIEELADIAEQIYASGLLDKIGVDPAGLGSILDKLEERGIPQDKIIGISQGWKLGSAIKTAERWLADGSFKPANQPLMAWCVSNARIEPRANSILITKQASGSAKIDPLMAMFNAVTLMALNPKSATQKFQMFVLG, from the coding sequence ATGGTCGATTGGTCAACTTCATGCCCTGATTGGGCAGAAAAGCTTAAACGAAAGCACTCGATCATACCTCCACCCATATTTAAGGATGAAGGCGAAGCTGCTCTTCAAATATTCAAAGAACTCAGAATACCGGATTTACCTGGTAAACCAACATTTGGCGAATGTAGTGAGCAATGGGTTTTCGATTTTGTGCTTGCTATTTTCGGTGCATATGACGCTGAGTCCGGCAATCAGCTGATCAGAGAGTTTTTCCTTCTCATATCGAAGAAAAACACAAAATCAACCGTTGCCGCAGCTGTGATGCTAACAGCGCTCATCTTGTGCTGGCGTGAAGAAGAAGAGCATTTAATCATTGCTCCGACAAAGGAAATTGCTGACAACAGCTTTAAGCCAGCTGCTGCAATGATCCGAGCTGATCAAGAGTTAACCGATATATTCAACGTGCAGGACCATATAAGGACCATCACGCATCGGGTTTACAAAAACACTTTGAAAGTTGTGGCGGCTGATACAGATACGGTTTCCGGTAAAAAGGCTGGCCGCATCCTGATTGACGAGCTTTGGCTGTTTGGAAGCAAAGCAAATGCTGAATCTATGTTAATGGAAGCTACAGGTGGCCAGGTATCACGTGATGAAGGTTTCATCATCTATCTGACAACGCAAAGTGATAAACCGCCAGCTGGCGTATTTAAAGACAGGCTGAAGTATTTCAGGGATGTCCGTGACGGTTTGATCATAGACAAGAAGTCATTGCCTGTGATTTACGAATTTCCTGATGATATGGTCGAAGCTGAAGCTTATCTTCAGCCTGAAAATTTCTACATTACCAACCCAAATTTAGGCCGTTCTGTATCGAAAGAATGGATTAAAGACGAGCTGATCAAGAAGCAGCAAAAAGATGATGGAACGCTGCAGGTGTTCTTGGCCAAGCATCTTAATGTCGAAATCGGCCTGAATTTACGTACAGATCGCTGGGCTGGCTCCGAGTTTTGGCAGGAGTCAGTGGAACCATGCACTCTTGCTGATTTAATTAGTCGTTCTGAAGTTATTGATCTCGGTATAGATGGCGGCGGGTTGGACGACTTATTAGGTGCTTATGCAATAGGTCGCTGTAAAGAAACTCAGAATAAGCTGGGTTGGGGGTATGCATGGGCCCACCCTTCAGTTTTAGAGCGCCGAAAAGAAATTGCACCCACTCTCAAGGATTTTGCAAAAGCAAAAGACCTCACACTAGTGAAGAGGGTTGGTGACGATATCGAAGAGCTGGCGGACATAGCTGAGCAAATCTATGCGTCCGGTTTACTTGATAAAATAGGGGTTGACCCTGCTGGCCTCGGTTCAATACTGGATAAGTTAGAAGAACGCGGCATACCTCAGGATAAAATCATTGGCATTAGCCAGGGTTGGAAGCTTGGGTCAGCGATTAAAACAGCTGAGCGCTGGTTAGCTGACGGCTCCTTTAAACCAGCGAATCAACCGCTAATGGCTTGGTGTGTTAGTAACGCCAGAATAGAGCCAAGGGCCAACTCAATACTTATTACAAAACAAGCTTCTGGATCAGCAAAAATTGACCCATTGATGGCAATGTTTAATGCCGTAACACTGATGGCTTTGAATCCAAAATCTGCAACACAGAAATTTCAGATGTTTGTGCTTGGCTAA
- a CDS encoding phage major capsid protein, with amino-acid sequence MNTLKELAEKTDFVHSVITIKEISDEKREFFGIATTPATDRMNDIVDPMGGVYTLPVSLLWHHRRFEPVGIVLTAKATKNGIEIKGSIPMIEKPAALAARLEEAWQSIKHKLVRGLSIGFRPIEYSFLDNGGIHFHKWEWLELSLVTIAANAEATITSIKSLDQQQLAAIGQRTVVARLINPAGASAQKSLTIIPKSQEDQMKTIAEQIAEFEGTLQQKSVEMQTIMQKAGEQGVTLDAQESELFDNLEAECTAIKKHIDRLKVTQKNQVSTVKSVTEDPRGKAHEDNVGGLGRHFAQAKNTQKLEPGIAFARAAKCLALGHLEHRDAISIAKSLYDGQDSVISATQRLVTKAPVAAATTTDSTWAKPLVGSETDVFADFVEFLRPQTILGRFGQAGIPNLRRVPFRVALVGQTSGGDGYWVGEGKPKPLTKFDFSRTTLTPLKVANIAVATMETIRDSSPSADIIIRDQLAAALGERLDIDFIDPNKAAVADISPASVLNGVAGIPSSGNDADAVRADLKAIFSQFIAANNAPTSGVWIMSATTALALSLMVNALGQPEFPDIDMMTGGKLSKIPVIVSEYIPTTSDGSIVALVNASDIYLGDEGGIDLSMSSEASLQMNNAPDSPATASTVMVSLWQTNMVGFRAERAINWSRRRASAVAYLTGVNWGAGI; translated from the coding sequence ATGAATACGCTTAAAGAACTTGCTGAAAAGACTGATTTTGTTCACAGCGTTATCACCATCAAAGAAATCAGTGACGAAAAGCGCGAGTTCTTCGGTATTGCCACAACTCCAGCCACGGACCGGATGAATGATATTGTTGATCCTATGGGCGGCGTTTATACATTGCCTGTCAGTTTGCTTTGGCACCACAGACGCTTTGAACCTGTAGGTATTGTTCTTACCGCTAAGGCTACAAAAAACGGCATCGAAATCAAAGGCAGCATACCGATGATCGAGAAGCCAGCAGCGTTGGCCGCTCGCTTAGAAGAAGCCTGGCAGTCTATTAAGCATAAACTCGTCAGAGGCCTGTCTATTGGATTCCGGCCTATTGAATACAGTTTCCTCGACAATGGCGGCATCCACTTTCATAAGTGGGAATGGCTTGAACTCTCACTCGTGACTATTGCAGCGAATGCAGAAGCCACTATTACCTCAATTAAATCTCTCGATCAGCAACAGTTGGCCGCGATTGGCCAAAGAACTGTAGTTGCCCGATTAATAAACCCAGCCGGCGCTTCGGCACAAAAATCCTTAACTATTATCCCGAAGTCCCAGGAGGACCAAATGAAAACTATTGCTGAACAAATTGCAGAGTTCGAAGGCACACTGCAACAAAAGTCTGTTGAAATGCAGACCATCATGCAAAAAGCCGGTGAGCAAGGTGTGACACTGGACGCGCAGGAATCTGAGTTGTTTGACAACTTAGAAGCAGAATGCACAGCCATCAAAAAGCATATCGACCGCTTAAAAGTAACTCAAAAAAACCAGGTTTCTACGGTAAAGTCTGTGACTGAAGACCCGCGCGGTAAAGCCCATGAAGACAACGTAGGTGGTTTAGGTCGTCATTTCGCTCAGGCCAAAAATACTCAAAAGCTGGAACCTGGTATCGCGTTTGCCCGGGCTGCAAAATGTCTGGCTTTAGGTCACTTAGAGCATCGTGACGCGATCTCTATAGCTAAATCCTTGTATGACGGTCAGGATTCGGTCATCAGCGCTACACAACGTTTAGTCACTAAGGCCCCTGTTGCAGCTGCAACTACAACAGATTCAACCTGGGCAAAACCTTTAGTTGGTAGTGAAACAGACGTATTTGCTGACTTCGTTGAATTCCTGCGTCCTCAAACGATCCTTGGTCGTTTTGGCCAGGCAGGTATTCCTAATCTGCGTCGTGTTCCGTTCCGCGTAGCGCTGGTTGGACAAACCTCTGGTGGTGACGGCTATTGGGTTGGGGAAGGTAAACCAAAACCATTAACTAAATTCGACTTTTCACGAACTACACTGACACCTTTGAAGGTTGCAAACATAGCAGTTGCAACTATGGAGACTATCCGTGATAGCTCTCCTTCAGCAGATATCATCATTCGTGATCAGTTGGCAGCCGCTTTGGGCGAGCGTTTAGATATTGATTTCATCGATCCAAACAAAGCCGCAGTTGCTGACATTTCACCGGCATCTGTGCTTAATGGTGTTGCTGGAATTCCATCATCTGGTAACGATGCTGACGCGGTTCGGGCGGACTTGAAAGCTATTTTTTCCCAGTTCATCGCGGCCAACAATGCACCTACTTCAGGCGTATGGATCATGTCAGCAACTACAGCGCTGGCGTTGAGTTTGATGGTTAATGCTTTAGGTCAACCAGAATTTCCAGACATCGATATGATGACTGGCGGCAAGCTCTCCAAAATCCCTGTAATCGTTAGTGAGTACATTCCAACTACTTCTGATGGTTCCATTGTGGCTTTAGTAAACGCCAGTGACATCTATTTAGGTGATGAAGGTGGTATTGACCTGTCTATGTCTTCAGAAGCTTCCCTGCAGATGAACAATGCGCCAGATAGTCCTGCAACAGCCAGCACAGTGATGGTCAGCTTATGGCAAACCAATATGGTTGGCTTCCGCGCTGAACGGGCTATTAACTGGTCACGTCGTCGTGCATCTGCGGTTGCTTATTTGACCGGAGTCAATTGGGGGGCTGGCATTTAA
- a CDS encoding phage portal protein yields the protein MAIKSVFSALTKAAGLSMVPHSSRGWSSLIHEPFTGAWQKNKEDKHTTLVSYPTLYACISRIVQDIGKLPFVVKRKTSDGIWVSDDNNELLKLLEKPNHYQTGQQYRECYILSKITQGNTYVLKERHSITRKVVALHVLDPYRAIPLVSESGEVFYQLYIDNLNLLTNQSELIVPASEIIHDRCICLFHPLIGVPPIAAANLPALKNLRILRSSADFFGNNANPSGILSAPGAISDETAKRLSEYWNQNFSGKNSGKVAVVGDDLKFVPMSTSSIDAQMVEQLRYSDVQVCQPFGIHPYKVGIGSLPAGLKVDDINQLYYSDALQTHIESMENLHVDGLKPPVGTTIELNLWPLLRMDPSKQADVESILVKATIKAPNEARKTFDLPPKDGGNSLYMQQQNYSLEALAKRDAKDDPFEKSTPTNPEPKKSAPEENAALLALFLEKELTSVEHS from the coding sequence ATGGCGATTAAGAGTGTGTTTAGCGCTCTAACTAAGGCTGCCGGTCTCTCTATGGTGCCTCATAGCAGTCGTGGTTGGTCTTCACTAATTCATGAGCCATTTACTGGCGCATGGCAGAAAAACAAAGAAGACAAGCACACGACTTTAGTCAGCTACCCGACGTTATACGCATGTATCTCACGTATTGTTCAGGATATTGGCAAGCTTCCATTCGTGGTTAAGCGTAAAACATCGGATGGTATTTGGGTTTCGGATGACAATAATGAACTGTTAAAGCTGCTGGAAAAGCCGAACCACTACCAAACTGGCCAGCAGTATCGTGAGTGCTACATCCTCAGTAAGATCACTCAGGGTAATACCTACGTTCTGAAAGAGCGTCACAGCATTACTCGTAAGGTTGTAGCTTTGCACGTATTAGACCCTTACAGGGCAATTCCACTAGTCTCAGAATCTGGGGAAGTGTTTTACCAACTGTACATCGATAACCTGAACTTGCTGACCAACCAAAGTGAGTTAATAGTTCCGGCCAGCGAGATCATTCACGACCGTTGCATATGCCTGTTTCATCCGTTGATTGGAGTTCCTCCAATAGCTGCAGCTAACTTGCCTGCGCTTAAAAATTTACGGATCCTAAGGTCGTCCGCAGATTTTTTTGGTAACAATGCAAACCCATCAGGAATATTGTCTGCACCCGGCGCAATTAGTGACGAAACCGCTAAACGATTGTCTGAATACTGGAACCAGAACTTTAGTGGTAAAAATTCAGGAAAAGTTGCCGTAGTAGGTGATGATCTGAAGTTTGTCCCTATGTCCACTTCGTCAATAGATGCCCAAATGGTTGAGCAACTGCGTTATTCTGATGTACAGGTGTGTCAACCTTTTGGTATTCACCCGTATAAAGTAGGTATAGGCTCGTTACCTGCAGGCCTAAAAGTAGATGATATTAATCAGCTTTATTATTCAGATGCCCTTCAAACACATATTGAATCAATGGAAAACCTGCATGTTGATGGCTTAAAGCCACCGGTTGGTACAACGATAGAACTTAATCTTTGGCCTCTGCTTCGGATGGATCCATCGAAACAGGCCGATGTTGAATCGATCTTGGTCAAAGCCACTATTAAGGCACCGAATGAAGCCAGAAAAACCTTTGATCTACCGCCAAAAGACGGTGGCAACTCTCTTTACATGCAGCAACAAAACTATTCATTAGAGGCATTGGCTAAGCGGGACGCTAAAGATGACCCGTTTGAAAAGTCTACGCCAACAAATCCTGAACCGAAAAAATCAGCTCCAGAAGAAAATGCAGCGTTGCTGGCCTTATTTTTAGAAAAGGAGTTAACCAGTGTCGAACATTCTTGA
- a CDS encoding head-tail connector protein, producing MMLVTLQEAKAHINMGEDDTYADATITLKIQAASGAVLNYMKGSPIGQPDRDEQGRIVKDSNGDVVYQYDSNGLIIRYEIKAVVLLYTAELYKNREAKQDGTIPSQHGYGYLPAPFIAMLYPLRDPALA from the coding sequence ATGATGCTGGTAACCTTGCAAGAGGCAAAAGCTCATATCAACATGGGTGAAGACGACACTTATGCTGACGCCACCATCACTCTGAAAATTCAAGCTGCATCAGGTGCGGTGCTTAACTACATGAAAGGTTCACCTATTGGGCAGCCAGACCGTGACGAGCAGGGGCGCATTGTAAAAGACAGCAACGGTGATGTTGTGTACCAGTACGACAGCAATGGCTTAATTATCCGCTACGAAATAAAAGCTGTTGTGCTGCTGTATACCGCTGAGCTCTACAAAAACCGTGAAGCAAAACAGGATGGAACTATTCCATCTCAGCACGGCTATGGGTATTTACCAGCTCCTTTTATTGCCATGCTTTATCCACTTCGTGATCCGGCACTGGCCTGA
- a CDS encoding phage head closure protein: MSLSAGELRHRVNIQRKVPGQNQVSGSPTHTWETLFSMVPAKIVFLSVKDLIAAQAIQSKVTCRITIRYRDGLDATMRIVGASGCYKDKIFNPAGWLNDQESSVEYLTAPCSQGVNQG, encoded by the coding sequence ATGTCATTATCAGCTGGCGAACTAAGGCACAGGGTTAACATTCAAAGGAAAGTGCCTGGGCAAAACCAAGTATCAGGATCACCGACCCATACGTGGGAAACCTTGTTTTCCATGGTTCCGGCCAAAATCGTTTTTTTAAGTGTGAAAGATCTCATAGCAGCACAGGCCATCCAATCAAAAGTCACCTGCAGAATAACCATCCGGTATCGTGATGGTTTAGATGCAACCATGCGTATCGTGGGAGCATCTGGCTGCTACAAAGATAAAATATTCAACCCTGCAGGCTGGTTAAATGATCAAGAAAGCAGTGTGGAGTATCTTACAGCCCCATGTTCACAAGGCGTGAATCAAGGTTAA
- a CDS encoding HK97-gp10 family putative phage morphogenesis protein, translating into MAARSEFSLVGMKPIAGKLKKLTQELSFKASRAAMREAFRPVAKAARQNAAAVDSPFTARKIRDNVRLQFATRFYRETGLLMYRVGVASKRGPIPRGNPDEGKGGNTPHWHLLEIGTEKMRAQPMLRPALANNVGVVLDKLATGLEEQINKIVTGL; encoded by the coding sequence ATGGCAGCCAGATCTGAATTCAGCTTAGTTGGCATGAAACCAATAGCAGGCAAGCTGAAAAAATTAACCCAAGAACTTTCATTTAAAGCCAGTAGAGCGGCTATGCGTGAAGCATTTAGGCCAGTTGCTAAAGCAGCCAGACAAAATGCAGCGGCTGTAGACAGTCCTTTTACTGCACGAAAGATACGTGACAATGTTCGCCTGCAGTTTGCCACCCGTTTTTATCGGGAAACTGGGTTGCTGATGTACAGAGTTGGTGTTGCCAGTAAAAGAGGCCCAATACCTCGCGGCAATCCTGATGAAGGTAAAGGTGGAAACACTCCACATTGGCACCTGTTGGAGATTGGTACTGAAAAAATGAGAGCGCAGCCAATGTTAAGGCCAGCTTTAGCAAATAACGTAGGTGTCGTTTTAGATAAGCTTGCCACAGGCCTTGAAGAACAAATTAATAAAATAGTGACCGGACTATGA
- a CDS encoding DUF3168 domain-containing protein → MILPPIFTVCKASTAVTALLGSNPVRFYPFGTAPQDGETPYAVWQGINGQPINSLSDRPDIEDHSLQIDVYGTTAEETLAVAAAIEYAIETESHITRYSDQGQDQETLKFRISFDVDWFVSR, encoded by the coding sequence ATGATTCTTCCACCAATTTTTACCGTCTGCAAAGCATCAACTGCAGTCACAGCATTACTCGGTTCAAACCCAGTACGGTTTTATCCTTTTGGTACAGCCCCGCAAGACGGTGAAACGCCTTACGCTGTATGGCAGGGAATAAACGGTCAGCCAATCAATTCACTATCCGACAGGCCAGACATCGAAGACCATAGCTTGCAAATCGATGTGTATGGAACTACAGCAGAAGAAACTCTCGCAGTAGCGGCAGCTATAGAGTATGCCATCGAAACTGAAAGCCATATAACACGCTACAGTGACCAAGGTCAGGACCAAGAAACGCTTAAATTCCGCATCAGTTTTGATGTCGACTGGTTTGTAAGTCGTTAA
- a CDS encoding phage tail tube protein codes for MAIRTQGTQLYTIDPENGLVLKVNCVTSIDGIDATIGDIVTSCLEAESNTYEPGMSEPGTVTFGVNPDPRDTSHFRLHALKTGKVVLPWAIGWSDGKDIEPEVATDSNGEYMFDLPEDRSWIVFEGFMNSFPFSFAANAVVASTVGIRISGGDPIPVPKSAS; via the coding sequence ATGGCAATCAGAACCCAAGGAACACAGCTTTACACCATTGACCCTGAAAACGGCTTAGTGCTGAAAGTTAACTGTGTAACTTCCATTGATGGTATCGACGCTACCATCGGCGATATCGTCACTTCATGTCTTGAGGCGGAATCAAACACTTATGAACCCGGCATGTCTGAACCAGGCACTGTTACTTTTGGTGTTAATCCAGACCCTCGCGACACTTCACATTTCCGTCTGCACGCCCTTAAAACTGGCAAAGTTGTACTGCCGTGGGCAATCGGTTGGTCAGACGGTAAAGATATCGAGCCTGAAGTAGCCACCGATAGTAACGGTGAATACATGTTCGATTTACCAGAAGACCGTTCGTGGATTGTGTTCGAAGGTTTTATGAACAGCTTTCCATTCTCGTTCGCGGCCAACGCGGTGGTGGCTTCAACTGTTGGTATCCGCATTTCAGGCGGTGATCCAATCCCTGTTCCAAAATCAGCATCATAA
- a CDS encoding phage tail assembly chaperone family protein, TAC: MELTLQTLQEAGAFTPAQPVKQEISWVNDKGETVTCDTYIRLKSYATVVQESLHHNQGIDAVAAKIAASVVDQNNKTVFSAADIVGSAERGPICSGLTFALLGAISKANGVGESADPKSLVPTKNSGQTLSSPESAAEQSTKPSET; the protein is encoded by the coding sequence ATGGAACTTACGTTACAAACACTTCAGGAGGCTGGGGCATTCACCCCAGCTCAGCCTGTAAAGCAAGAAATCAGCTGGGTAAATGATAAAGGCGAAACTGTTACTTGTGACACTTATATTCGCCTGAAGAGTTACGCTACTGTTGTCCAGGAAAGCCTGCATCATAACCAAGGTATCGATGCTGTCGCTGCCAAAATTGCCGCAAGCGTGGTAGATCAAAACAACAAAACTGTGTTCTCTGCCGCCGATATAGTTGGTAGTGCCGAACGAGGTCCTATTTGCTCAGGTCTAACATTTGCCCTGCTTGGCGCAATAAGTAAAGCGAACGGTGTGGGTGAATCAGCAGACCCAAAGTCATTAGTTCCGACGAAGAATTCTGGGCAGACCTTGTCCTCGCCGGAGTCGGCGGCCGAACAATCAACGAAGCCAAGCGAAACCTAA
- a CDS encoding phage tail length tape measure family protein: MSNKSLGNLTVNLVLNTGSFTEGYTSADRVFNQMNAQVERQQKALEKLTKQFDPTTAKLRELADSQRVLNDLMAGGAVSNQTYDRLSSQLQKMSDEVYSANSALAEQARQVSQLVNQLDPAIAKYAELDIMQNRLQEGLKAGLVSTDDFERYSAKLASTREEYDKLYTSAGKLATEQEKQQQELSNILRLLDPVNTKLAELDVQQQKLVSGLSAGTINQTQYDQATAKLNEMRNAIDGTTEAQRLAEVETSKQVTELQRLSARLDPLTYEFKELDKAQRLLQSGLDKGLINSTEFERMSAEVNRSKKALNDLTNTNKATELSAKQLKQSLAGLPAQFTDIVVSLQGGQNPFTVFLQQGGQIKDQFGGGLPAVKAMAGYIAGLINPFTVAAGAAGVLGYAYYKASIEQDKFRDSIIFTGNAAGVTVDGLNEMSKQLSATIGTQGKAAEAIAAAATTGKFTAAQLALVSESAVRMEKVTGKAIDDTVKEFEKLAKEPAKEIAKLNEEQNFLTVAIYEQIKALEDQGRTQEAATLAMKTYSDVTEDRTSKVLESLGYIESAWNSIKSASSGALNSIMDIGRPEQISEQLEKLRAELERAKNPTTSSTPIITGAGLAPAAPLGVVDQQRIKYLEKEINLLETKQSKMELDANGERLRAELTKIGIEASQRLSKEMDSLASKTEKKIKN, translated from the coding sequence ATGTCAAATAAGTCGCTTGGCAATTTAACTGTTAATCTGGTACTGAACACCGGCAGTTTTACCGAGGGTTATACCAGTGCTGACCGTGTATTCAATCAAATGAATGCCCAGGTAGAACGCCAGCAAAAGGCTTTAGAAAAACTAACCAAGCAGTTTGATCCTACAACAGCAAAGCTACGTGAATTAGCAGATTCGCAGCGCGTTTTAAATGATTTAATGGCAGGTGGTGCGGTCAGTAATCAAACTTACGATCGCTTGTCGTCTCAACTTCAAAAAATGAGTGATGAGGTTTATTCAGCTAATTCAGCATTGGCTGAGCAAGCCAGGCAAGTAAGCCAGCTCGTCAATCAGCTGGATCCAGCCATTGCGAAGTATGCAGAGTTAGACATCATGCAAAACCGCTTGCAGGAAGGGTTAAAAGCAGGCCTGGTTTCGACTGATGATTTTGAACGCTATTCGGCCAAGCTAGCCAGTACCAGAGAGGAATATGACAAGCTTTATACCTCTGCTGGCAAGCTAGCTACGGAGCAAGAAAAGCAGCAACAAGAGCTATCCAATATTTTACGGCTTTTAGACCCGGTAAACACAAAGCTTGCAGAATTAGACGTTCAGCAACAAAAGCTGGTATCTGGTTTAAGTGCAGGAACTATAAACCAGACTCAATATGATCAGGCCACGGCTAAGCTAAATGAAATGCGCAATGCCATTGATGGCACCACAGAAGCGCAGCGTTTGGCTGAAGTAGAAACAAGTAAACAGGTTACTGAATTACAAAGGCTTTCAGCGCGGTTAGATCCGTTAACTTATGAATTTAAAGAACTAGATAAAGCACAGCGGTTGCTTCAGTCGGGTTTAGATAAAGGTCTAATAAATTCTACTGAATTCGAAAGAATGTCAGCAGAGGTTAATCGTTCAAAAAAGGCATTAAACGACTTAACCAATACCAACAAAGCTACAGAGCTTTCAGCAAAACAATTAAAGCAATCGCTTGCTGGTTTACCAGCCCAATTCACAGACATTGTTGTATCACTGCAGGGCGGGCAGAATCCATTCACTGTATTTTTACAACAGGGTGGTCAAATTAAAGACCAGTTTGGCGGCGGGTTGCCTGCGGTTAAAGCAATGGCGGGTTATATTGCGGGTTTAATCAATCCATTCACAGTAGCAGCAGGTGCAGCAGGTGTTTTAGGTTACGCCTACTACAAAGCCAGCATTGAGCAGGATAAGTTCCGTGACTCAATTATTTTTACGGGTAATGCAGCCGGAGTAACGGTTGATGGCCTTAATGAAATGAGTAAGCAACTGTCAGCCACAATAGGAACGCAGGGCAAAGCAGCTGAAGCAATAGCCGCCGCCGCGACAACCGGAAAATTCACTGCAGCTCAGTTGGCGCTAGTTTCAGAATCCGCCGTTCGCATGGAGAAAGTTACCGGAAAGGCCATTGACGATACAGTCAAAGAATTTGAGAAATTAGCCAAAGAACCAGCTAAGGAAATAGCCAAACTAAACGAAGAGCAAAATTTTCTGACTGTAGCTATTTATGAGCAGATTAAAGCTTTAGAGGATCAGGGTAGAACGCAGGAAGCGGCAACTCTTGCTATGAAAACCTATTCAGATGTGACTGAAGATAGAACATCAAAAGTTCTGGAAAGTCTCGGCTACATAGAAAGCGCTTGGAACAGTATTAAAAGTGCTTCTTCAGGTGCTTTAAACTCAATAATGGATATTGGCCGGCCGGAGCAAATATCAGAACAACTTGAAAAATTACGTGCAGAGCTAGAACGTGCAAAAAATCCAACCACGTCTTCAACACCAATAATTACTGGTGCAGGTTTAGCACCTGCAGCCCCACTGGGAGTCGTTGATCAGCAAAGAATAAAGTACTTAGAAAAAGAAATAAACCTGCTTGAAACCAAGCAGAGCAAGATGGAGCTGGACGCAAACGGAGAGCGCCTTCGGGCAGAGTTAACGAAAATAGGCATTGAAGCATCACAGCGACTATCTAAAGAAATGGATAGTCTTGCCAGTAAAACTGAGAAAAAAATAAAGAACTAA